The following DNA comes from Streptomyces pristinaespiralis.
GCCAGTTGCCGGACCTGAGCTTGAAGCGGTTGCCGTGGGCGTCGACGATGTAGCGGCCGCGGGTGCTCAGTGGCGGGGTCCAGTCGGTGGCGGACGACAGGGCGGATCCGGGCGACGGAACCCCGGCGGGCGACGACGGTACGGGGCCGGGCGACGGAACGGGCGTCGCCCCGGACCCTGCGGTGACGGCCGCATCGGCGGCCGGTGGTCGCGGCGACGCGGTCGCTTCCGCGGGGATCGTCGCCGCGGTGCTCGCCAGGAGCGCGGCCAGAGCGGTCGCGACCAGCACCTTCGCCTTGCCGAGGGATCCGTCCATGACCGACCGTCCGTTTCCGGCGTGCGTTGTCCCGCGACCGGCCGGCCGACGTACACCGGAGCCGGACACGGGCCATGACCAAGGGGGGTGAATTGACATGGCTCCGCCATAGTGGCGGGGCCCGGCCCCGGTGAACAGAGGGCCGATCCCTCGGCCCACGGCCCGATGTCCCGGCGAGCTCGGTCACCACCGCGCGTTCAGTGGGCAGGAGCCACCGCGGTCTCAGCCCCAGGTCCTGCCGGCCGGTTCCTTGATGGTCCGGTTGATCCGGTTGAAGAAGTTGGTCAGCGCGATCTCCAGGTTGATCGCGCCGATCTGCTCCTCGGTGAAATGAGCGTTGGCCTCTTCCCAGATCTCGTCGGTGACGCCCTCCGCGCCGTCCTGCAGCCGGGTGGCGGCCTCGGCCAGCGCCAGTGCCGCGCGTTCCGCCTCGGTGTAGAACGGCGTCTCACGCCACGCCGCCACGTTGTGCAGCCGCTCGTCGGTCTCACCGGCCTTCTTCCCCCCGGCGACACCGGCGTAGACGCACGCCGAGCAGCCGTTGATCTGGCTGGCGCGCAGGTGGACCAGCGTCAGCAGCTTCGGGTCGACGCCCCCGGCGGCGATCGCCTTGTGGAGGTGCTGGATCGCGGTCCACACATCGGGGTTGTTCGTATTCTTGTTCTTGAGCCGGTTGTCCATGGGGAGTGCTCTCCTTCATCGGGTTACGTCGCGGCGCCTGTGCGCGTCATCCCTGTGACGGATCAGCTACCAGGGAGGTAACACCATGGCCGCCACCCACCCCGCGGACCCGGTCGCCGATGCCTTCGAGGGCCATCGTGACCGGCTCAGAGCCGTCGCCCACCGCGTGCTCGGATCGCACGCCGACGCGGAGGACGTGGTCCAGGAGGCGTGGCTGCGTCTCTCCCGCCAGGACGCCGGCACCATCGACAACCTCGGCGGCTGGCTGACCACCGTGGTCGGCCGCCTCAGTCTCGATGTCCTGCGATCGGGCCGGACGCGCCCGGAAGTCTCCTTGGACGACCGGTTGCCCGAGGTCACTGTGACGCTCGACGACGCTCCTGCTCCGGAAGAGCTCGTGGCGCTCGGGGACTCCGTCGGCCTCGCGCTTCTCACGGTCCTCGACTCGCTGGGCCCGGCCGAACGACTGGCGTTCGTGCTGCACGACGTGTTCGCCGTGCCCTTCGCGGAGATCGGCGACATTCTCGGCAGGTCCGCCGACGCGACCAAGATGCTCGCCAGTCGCGCCCGCAGGAAGGTGCGAGCGGCCCAGCAGCCGGGGAACGCCGGACGACAACAGCGCGAGGTGGTTCGAGCCTTCCTGGCCGCGGCCGGCGAAGGTCGGTTCGAGCAGCTGCTGGAGGTTCTCCACCCGGAGGTGCACTTCACCGTCCACACCCCGAGCGGCCGGTTCGTCACGCTCGGAGCCACCGAAGTCGCCACCCGCGCACGAGTGGCCGGCGGCGCGGCCCGAGGACACGCGGCAACCGTCGACGGCCGCCCGGGCGTCATCTCCTGGAGCGAGGACGGCACCCCGCTCTCTCTCCTGGCCTTCACCGTGGCCGACGGCCGCATCACAGAGATCACCGCTGTGGTCGACCCGGCCCAACTCGCGCTCATGGACCTGCCGGACCCGGTGTGACTCCCCTGCGGCGACCGCTCGTCCTCGATGTGGCCCCGCCGGATCCCGCCGAGACGGCGAACGCGGCCACCGACGGGCGCAGGGTCCGGCGGCCTGGAGGTTGCCTGCCCGGGCGGTCCCGGGCGCAGTGCGATGCCCGCCGCGCGGACGGGAACCGCGTCACCGCTCTGGTGGGGCGCGGCAGGCTCATGGACCGGCCGGCGCGGGGAGCCGAGCGGGGCCAAGACCTCACATGCGGGACCCTGCCCGTCTCAGCGGGCCGCGTCCAGCTGCCTCTTGGGGCCGCGCACGGCCGCCTGCCGCTCCTTCTCCAGCGCGCCCTCCGCCCAGAGCGAGCGCACATGTCCGAGGTGGCGGGCCATGCACTTCTCGGCGCCCTTCGCGTCACCCGCCACCATCAGGTCGAGCAGCTCGATGTGCTCCTCGGCGGACGGGATCAGCTGGTCGCGCTCGTCGAGCGCGGTCAGTCCGTACAGCCGCGAACGCTTGCGCAGGTCGCCGACCGTCTCGACGAGTCGTTCGTTGCCGGCGAGCGCCAGGAGGGAGAGGTGGAACCGGCGGTCGGCCTCGAGGTAGCCGATGAGGTCGTGCTCGCGTGCCGCACGCACGATCTCCTCGGCCACGGGCCGCAGCGCCTCCAGGTCCTCGCGGGAGGCGATGCCGGTGATCCGGCGGACCATGGGGACCTCGATGAGTATGCGGATCTCGGCGTACTGGTCGAGATCGCGCTCGTTGACCTCGGTGACGCGGAAGCCCTTGTTGCGGACCGGCTCGACGAGGCCCTCACGGGCCAGGTCGAGCATCGCCTCGCGCACCGGTGTCGCGGAGATCCCGAAGTCCTCGGCGAGGCCGGGCGCCGAGTACACCTCACCGGGACGCAGTTCGCCGGAGATGAGCGCGGCACGCAGGGCGTGGGCGACCTGGTCACGCAGCCGCTCCCTGGCGGTGATGAGGTTGCGCTGCTTCAGGTGCCCCATGGTGGTGGTGATCCCTTCGCCGTGTGTCCTCGTGGCCGAGAGGATCACCAGCGTACAATGTCACGTTGTTTTGGCAGGTCCCTGGACCGTCCGGCCCGCACAACTCCCCCGCTACAGCAGGAATCCTCCGGGGAAGGGGTCGTCCGGGTCGAGGTAGTACTGCGCGGTGCCCGTGATCCAGGCCCGTCCGGTGATGCGGGGTACGACGGCGGGTACCCCGCCGACCTCCGTCTCCGCGACGAGACGGCCGGTGAACTCGGTACCGATGAAGGACTCGTTGACGAAGTCGCGGTGCAGCGGCAGCGCGCCACGGGCGTGCAGCTGCGCCATCCGCGCCGAGGTGCC
Coding sequences within:
- a CDS encoding carboxymuconolactone decarboxylase family protein → MDNRLKNKNTNNPDVWTAIQHLHKAIAAGGVDPKLLTLVHLRASQINGCSACVYAGVAGGKKAGETDERLHNVAAWRETPFYTEAERAALALAEAATRLQDGAEGVTDEIWEEANAHFTEEQIGAINLEIALTNFFNRINRTIKEPAGRTWG
- a CDS encoding sigma-70 family RNA polymerase sigma factor, which codes for MAATHPADPVADAFEGHRDRLRAVAHRVLGSHADAEDVVQEAWLRLSRQDAGTIDNLGGWLTTVVGRLSLDVLRSGRTRPEVSLDDRLPEVTVTLDDAPAPEELVALGDSVGLALLTVLDSLGPAERLAFVLHDVFAVPFAEIGDILGRSADATKMLASRARRKVRAAQQPGNAGRQQREVVRAFLAAAGEGRFEQLLEVLHPEVHFTVHTPSGRFVTLGATEVATRARVAGGAARGHAATVDGRPGVISWSEDGTPLSLLAFTVADGRITEITAVVDPAQLALMDLPDPV
- a CDS encoding GntR family transcriptional regulator, which produces MGHLKQRNLITARERLRDQVAHALRAALISGELRPGEVYSAPGLAEDFGISATPVREAMLDLAREGLVEPVRNKGFRVTEVNERDLDQYAEIRILIEVPMVRRITGIASREDLEALRPVAEEIVRAAREHDLIGYLEADRRFHLSLLALAGNERLVETVGDLRKRSRLYGLTALDERDQLIPSAEEHIELLDLMVAGDAKGAEKCMARHLGHVRSLWAEGALEKERQAAVRGPKRQLDAAR